The nucleotide sequence tgagatacaccatatttccgacatgccaaatcgattggaaactgtttcaaaccgttttgagcagttctggagtctccagcagatttttgaaactcgaaattcccacaaaatttcaccaaaatggagttggatatccgaaatttattctgcaaactaatttcaatacgctacgaagccaactgcaggagaatttcaagtcgttttggagcatccagcgattttttgaaacttcctggagcctccagtagatttttgaaactttaaatttcctaaagatttcatcaaacggagatggaaagtcaaaattcattctgcaaactaactttaatacgctacgaagtcgtctggtggtggatttcaagtcgttttggagcctccagcgactttttgagaggtcgtatggtgttttttgaaaaattgaaatttccaagaagtagctgaaagcttcaaaaccatttgaaaccaccatgtagtcgacttcatatcgtattgaaattagtgtgcgaagtaaatttcagcttgccaactccatttggtaaaatgttgcgggaatttcaagtctcataaatctactggaggctccagtaattttcaaaaagtcgcttgaggctccaaaatgatttgaacccatctgaagtcgtcttcaaagggtgttaaaattggagtgtagagtaaattttagcttttcatctccatttgctgaaattttgtgaaaatttaaagtttcaaaaatctgatggagactccaggaattttcaaaaagtcactggatgctccaaaacgacttgaaatccccctgcagttgacttcgtagcgtattgaaattagtttgcagaataaatttcagctttctaactgcattttggtgaaattttgtgggaatttcgagtttcaaaaatctgctggaggctccagaactgctcaaaacggtttgaaacagtttccaatcgatctgggatgtcaaaaatagggtgtatcccaaattgcagctttcttggtccatttggtgaaattttgattttttccctcgttttttggcctaaatttgtttttcaaaaattcaccaaaagtcgaaaaacgcactttagcacttgaaattttgacaggtgataaatttttgcttcatctttcgatctacctttgtacagtatgaaaaattttgtgcaagtcctattttggaacgcacaatctgcaatttcggcttgacctgtcaatcaaaatggcagccattttgtaagtagagccaCGGGGgttgcaatttatccttaagtgggctcccgaCCGACTATAatcaaattcgattttataaaagaaaaaaaattgtacgatttaaaacattaaacagattaaaattgaattggatCTACTGGAATTTGTTcggttggtgaattttttaaaaaaatagtcgGATCCCATTGAATTAAAACTTTTGTCCACAATTCagtatgttttgttttgttttttcagatAATATAAAAATGAGTTTGAGAATCTAAAATCAACTGAGATTACATTATATAACTTATCTAgctccaaaagaaaaaaaagaatgttcacgaaattgagtgaaatttagcaaaaatttcttggaaaattgttaaaaacttgttgaattgacatttttaaaaaattaaaatcgagtgaaatttaaaaaaaaattttcctcgtcaaaaatggaaaattatcgaaaattaatcaatctttatcaaaattgagtgaaaatataatcaaaactacgtaagtttcataaaaaatattcaactgaAATAGATATGCACCAGTTGTGAAATGTAGGTGCCTAAAACAATATTATAGAATCAGTAAGATTGGgcaaaaattgctcgaaaaatgTGCAGGTGAAAATAATATATCACGACAATAATTGAAAACTTCTAAAAAGTTGATGTAACATCgtacaaaacttgaaaaaaattcataaaaaagcacaaataaaagatcaaaaaaattctgaaaattacaaaaaattgattcaatataatcaaaataattaataatatgaatctttgcaaaaattacccaaaaattgataaagcgTTTGGTAATTGAGCGAAATTTAGCTAAAATTGCTTAAATTTGAATTACCTATTAAAACTTATATTGTTATTACTCTTATTGTTTAATCGGTTCAACGCACGTGGCACTATTTACGATTACAGCTTACAAAATTGCATATCTAAAACGACATGGAAAACCTTAGAGCATGTACATGCTCTTgtaagtggaaaaaaatacctaatttagcaaaaacttgataaaatgatTCGTAACCTGCAGAAAATCTTGTAAAAATcacgtaaatttaaaaataaattttagaataaatagCCATGAATTGTTATAAATTATAacattttgtatgtacctattttttatatacctataaAAGATTGCAGGGAAATTATTACAGGAATTTCATGGGAATTTCATGCAAATGCCAAGTTCgtgtaaaattatgaaattccaGAAAAACTTTGCAAAACTgcctgaaatatttttttttttaaaacaacaacaaaaactataaattacaaaaatttgacaaaatgttaccataattataattttgcaaaaattttcatacgtaaattataccaaaatccactaaaatcattctaaaaattatcgaaacctgataaaaactttgataaatatgacccaaatttttcaaaaatttaagaaaacatCTCCTATTTCATCGTCAAtgtgattttgataaaatggcaaaaaaaagaacaaccaaaaaatgatgaaaataagcaATAGTATTCGCAAGATGAATAAAAAGGATTGAACATGATCCCGAATGATTAATAATTATTCCATTATGAGTATTTTATAAATGTTCAATGCATAATCTTGATGGTGCAATGTTCGATGCAGCATTACTCAAACATCATGAAGTGAAACTTTTgagttatatttttgaaagaatcttACGTAGCAGTACCTAGCTGaactgactaaaaaaaaaaaaataataacaggTAGGTAAATGAGAAAGATAACTGCTGCATCCCTTTCAATCTTATGCATATTACctacatgaaatttttgaaaccccaCTTTTATGTACTTAACCCCTCTGTGCCTGTTGAAAAAGGTACACAAACTGTCTTCTTATACACACATGTCTTCGATCTATAACAACCATATCGCGGGAGAATCGACAAACCATGAAATTCGAttgaaatcaattaatttttacgaTGATACGACAATGCacattactcgtacctactcatCTACTTCTAAACATGATTTCACTTCTACAAAAAAGGAAAAGTTCTTTcacaataattaattttttgtattcgagCATCGAGATGAGTGACAGTGACGCTGTATACCTACTACTAACGTAATGCAATTTAGAAGATCCTTAAACGAAGCATAAATTTTATCCACCACTGATCTATTCCACTCCATACCGAACCACTCTTCGTATATATATTTCTCATTAATAAAcggatgaaaatttcacaaaaataaacgtaggtataaaatttgacgtaatttttttctccacctTACGTACCTATCGCCGTACATATATGTAGAATAGGAAAACAAGTCACGTTATCGAATACACAtcgatcattttttcagaaaattgtgcGAAATTTTCCAACGGATAGGTAACGTCGCGCACAACacaataacgaacaaatcgaatCAAAAACAAACGCATTAAAGCCACACGAACGGAACGTGTTTGTTGTCgaaacgtcgtcgtcgcgtcgctCACATTGAGAATACCTAACTTTTAGTAGCCAGAAAGTAGAATGAAAGTAGACTGAATGGGGGGAATGAACTGCTCCGGACCGGTTTCTTTACCCTTTCTTTTAACATAATTAATATTTGCGAGTACTCGATCGATCAAGCCGACAATGCAGAATTATAATATTTAGCAATTTATTACGAAAAGTAACCATTAAACCGATTCGTGGTGCGATTGGAAAAATATGTTAGTGTGTAATCGTCAACGTCGAatggaaatttcataaaaaataatgaatcctCAAAGTTGTTTCAATGTTCCATAAGAAGTAGGATCGTTCGAGTTTCATGAATGAAACTTTTTAGGtgtattaattaaaattacatcAACACGCGATCGAAGTTTTGAACGATGAATGAggataaggtatttttttttcttcgttcggataaaatcaaaactgtttttttttcaaaaattatttttaatttttttaaaaataatgccACACGTCTTAGATTGGCACATGTTTGATCGTGAATatgattctaaaattttccaaacataatAATCATACATTTTTGCACTTTGCATAGTTTCTAGAAGGTCAAGGTAAACTTCCGtaaataagtatttcaaaaaaaaaaaaaaaaaatagtcgcagcaataattttttgaatgaattacgAAAAACATacacgaatgaaaaattcagatttggGAGTTCAAATTGTTagatcaaaacttcaaaatttttaattttgattaaaaaaacaaaaaaaaaacaacaacaaacaaacaaacaaaccgGAAAcgtgagatttttcaactttcaatttaaaatcaaatactAACCACAGcttcatttttcacattcctttcgaaaaaaaacgataaaaaataaaaaacacccatcgaattaatttttgttccGGACAAAACtgcttttaatttatttttaaaaaagagataaACTAATTCGAGTATATTATTAATAACATGATAATATATcccttcaaaataaaacaaaaaaacacaaatcgtACTCGCTAAATGTACACAAATCTAttatcaatagaaaaaaaaaatgaaaagttcgaCACTCCggtttagaaaaacaaaaacaaaacaaaaaaaaatataagaaactTGTTCTGGATAAACTAATTAAAGTAGGAATAACATTtttgtacgaatttttgaaagatttaaaATCTACTCGGTATACTTACAAAATAAAACTCCAATACATACGAATATAATTCAATGGCATGTACGTTTTGTAATTACATTTCAAGCTCGCGGAACGTTGTAGGTACTTGTGAAATTTCTGGTAACAAATCTTACTTTTATATATTTATACATTTTACAGCTACAAACAATGGTACAATTATCGTAATTCACTTTCGTACTTAATATTGTTACTCTTTTCGTACTAATAGTTGTTCCGATGTAAATGAAGCAATTAAACGATATATCATTTCTCGAATATTGCTATATAGCTGGCCTATGGAATATTTACACTAGTAATgttcgaattttcgaaaataggaCACAATTTTATACAcgtggcagaaaaaaaaacaagacataaAAAGATACACAATAGATGACCGAACGTAATTTACTGCCTATAATTTgagcatattaaaaaaaaaattaaaatattctaaacggaacaaaaaaaaaatttacgtaatGATTGAAGAGAACTCGTTCACAtattgtacataggtataaaaagcaacaaaattattttttctcgttttttattcgtttaaatttaacaattttaataaaaaaaagcagaatttttattttccggCGCACCGATGTactcccaaaaaaatattgaatatcaCAGCTAGATATATATATTCTGTTATGCAGCTGATAAGAGCTTATTATGAGTAACTAAAAATGACTAATAATGGAACTCCATCGAAAATAAAATCAGGTAAACGTAATAATCAATTATTCgcaattataaaaatttcagactCACAAATGTTATCAGTATAaatatacataattttttcgctTACTTAATCAAacgtgattgaaaaattaacatatCAACCTTGTAGGTTTTGTAAAGTAAATCTTAATTTCGACGCGCTGAGTATCAGaagtaggtaatcaaatttTGGGCAAATTAACCGGGTTTTCATCGATCTCTGATCGATTAATacataaaatgaatgaatagaCAACTTAGATCACTAGAATAACAATTAGAAACTAAGTTACATAACTAAGATAGATATTTATCAGTTATACTAACTCTCAAGTAgtatacatgtttttttttaatgataaaagCCAAATGTAAAAATGCATCAATTGCATGAAAATTCCGGCGTATATTTCGATATGCTTTCAGTCTTATGACACAatcatcaaaaagaaaaatagtacTTTCAAAGATAAAAATAACAGCGTCCGTCGCCAAGAAAATTGCATTCTTTTAATACATCATACGAGAGTAATCTTCGTACCGAATTCACGAAGATTAAACAAAGGTGACACATTatcaccattttttaaaaaaagcatgaaAGTTGATGGTTGCCGACTCCGAGTTAAAATACAACGAGTAGAGAAACAACTAATACGCCGTAGAagaaaatgacctaaaaatacCTAAAGCTTGGtatatggttttgaaaaaaaaaaatcatctcagaTGCGTTTCATATTTACATAATCGAGAAAGTGATCGTTTTACGACACGTGCATTCTACGTTCAGGCAGTGGAAGTACTAGCTGAGTTatcgaatatatttttaacGCTGTCGATGGGTGCTGGACTGAGAACTTTGTAAAAATCCGGACCCACAGCATCGGGTATACACTGGCTTCGTAACTTAGTCCATTCGGTCAATTTCTTATTAAATTTATCCGATTGGACTCTATCGTTCAAATGTTCGTAGACGTGGATTAGTCCCCGATAATCGTATTCTAGGCCGGAATACGATTCCGAAAATAGTTTCAAATCTGCGAAGAAATCGATgagaattttgagtaattcgTAAATCAACAGATTCGTCGAGAGTTTTATACTTTTTACTCACTTATTTTTATAGAGCGATAATAAAGTTGCTCTGCTTTTTCATATTCTTCCATATGATAATTATATAAACTTGCTAAATGACCGACTGAAAGACCTACTTCGTAATCCTCAGGACCTaagattttttcttttatttgtatAGCTTTCAAATGCATTTGTTCGGCATCCTGAAAACATGAATTGGAATAAATTtcgatattgttttttttcttctcgaatagaCGAATTTACGATTTAATACCtcgtattttttcatgctttgaTACAAACGACCCAAGTTACCGTAATGTTTCGCCGTAAGGGTGTTTTCTTCGCCGAACGTGTGCTTAGTTAGTGATAAAGCATCTTGATGTAATTTCTCCGCTTCTTCTAACATGATTgttactgtaaaaaaaaaaacattaaaatttcgaaaatttcatttttaacaaCAACTATCAAAGGAGGAATTCAAATTACTATCTTCTTCCGCATTGTTCAAAAAACTATCCAGTGCTTGTTCTTCTAGAATCAAAGCTTTTACACGATTTGCTGACGATAGCATAAGATTTCCAGGTGGTAAtagatttttcataattttaatggCGCTTTCAGCGTGCTTCCTAAAAATACACTCGAATAAATAAGTTAATCTTTCAACATACATATTAAATCATCATTTTCAAGCTGTAAAAAAACATTACATGGCACATTCGAAATATCCCGAGCTGTATTCCAGTACATATAAAGCATAGGCTAAGTCTTCTTCTGCAATCGCAacgtgaagatttttttctttactatCGAACATCCTAATACGTAGCTTATATGCTTCCTGTAATCAATATGCGATATTTTGAATTCGTGGTTCGTCTATATGAATTATGCAAAAAGCAACATGGATATCGACTTACATTATAAACGGATGCGCTTTGCTCGATATTATCAgaattcaataaataaaatccaaaatcatgCAGTAAGCTCGCCAGTTTATAGTATCCGGAACCGTAGTGTAACTCGGCTCTAGCTAACGCTTGGTGCATTAAGAACTTGGCTTTGACGAAATCTCTTTTCACTACACATACTTTAGATGCTTGACGTAGGACTTGGATTTGTGTCGATATAGCTGTATTATCTTCGAGGCAAAGTATAGCTCTCTTTATCCATTTGAAAGACTGCAATAACGAATATTAAAGTTGTAAATAAAGTGACATTTTAACTTGTAATGCATCGTATTCGCGTATACTTACTTCTTCGTAATTACTTTTGAGAAaactatattttgaaaattcagtgtATAGTAAAATATAGCTCGGAGATTCTCCGTTCTTCTCCAAAATGGAcattaaatttgtaatttcgtGATAAATTTCTGTAGCAtcgttgaatttaaaaaacatcgtCAAAGTGTGAAacaatctgtaaaaaaaaaataatgaatctcTTTCACAGAAGTAATACGATGGCCGATAATTAGAAAATGAACAAACCTGTGACAGCATTCTAATATTAATTTGTACGATAATACTGTTTTTGGTAACCTATGGGAAAGAGTTTTCGTTAATCTGAGAACTTGCTCGCTTTCTGAATACCACGAAGCTTCGCTTAAAAATGAGCCTAATCGGAAACCAAGTtagaaaaagtaatgaaaaacgTATTTATGAACTATTCGGTAATGTATCGGTGTAGTTACCAAATCGTAAGCCGTTTCGAATACACTTGATTATACGATCATCGTCATTCGAATCGACGGCATCCATTGACATTTTAGTGAAAGTGTTAACGAATTCCATGCCAACAGGATAGTCGTGATTAATAAGCGCctagatagaaaaaaatcaccattaaaAACACCATCAGCCGATGACTTGTGAGATGCAAAAAGATACgtacttgataaaatttcattaatttaggTCTGTACTTTTCGTATTTCATCAATTGTATGAATATGACGAGGTCCATTTTTTCGTACAATAATTTCTgcgttttgtcattttgaaaacactgaaaacatACAAGACGAATTCGAGCGACGTGAATTTAAACGTATGGTAAAATTGGAGTACATCGAAGATACACTTATCAACAGCGTTGAATTTTCTCATCTGAGATAGGTAATGTAATATTGGTGATGAAGTGATACTAACTTGACGAATCAGATCAAAGACGATCCGATCTGGTAAGGATTTTATATCGAAACCAGGATCGTGTTTGATGAAGTTCTGATAAACCACTTTTAAAGCGATTTTGTACAGAGAGGGTCCCAGGAATTTTTCTTGCGATCCTTTCACATCCATTTCTcaatttagttttctaattGCTGATAACTCATTCGCAGCGATTCTGTTTCACagagtggaaaaatttttcacgattcGAATTTACATACGATAGCAATACCTTGAtaacatatttgaaaattttacggaAATCGGAATTTACaacacttcaatttttagacaaaaaatgtttatttattttccaaaaataatcgcGATAAACacctagaaaattgaaatttttttcgcgcaGTTGCCAATAATTATTTCGATAATGTTAGTGTTGCCAACATAAAAGTTTAAGTGAAAAAGTAAACGAGttgctttttgatttttcgaaagttttcccAAATATGGCACGTTGATTTTCAAGTATGAAATCCGATGGTCTAATTCAcatatttgaaacaaattcaTCGAGTATTGtagttcagaaaaaatgaaaaccaattatTCAACATGCACAGctggaaatttttcgtttccGTTTAGCACAACGTGAGAATTCCCAGGTGCAATTATGACGTCAcgttttgatttgaaagttcaatatttttttatcaaaaaattctcagaagAAACAGAGGGGAAGGAAACGAAAAAGCCGATCGTGAAATCCAGGAAATAAGAGCAGGATGTTGATGAAGTTGTTGTAAGATTCGATAATCTAGCATGGAGCTTATGTTTCAAGTGTTTCATCTTCATCAAACTTTTTATAAGTACTATATCATCCTAATCGCAATTCTTGAGTTATCATATCACTGCACTTGTCTTGGACTTCTTGCAAACTTGTAAACAACATTCTTTCAATGAACctgtgatttttattcattccgTATCTGTATCAGTAAGTTTGATTCTCAGTATCGATGTTACACACTGTGTCAACTTTTTTATACAGTACATTGCTtataaattcaataatttttccgtACAGGTATGGATCGAGGAAAAGCCGGAACAGGTCGTGGGAGTAAGAGCAAAACTCCCCAGTTTCCTAGTGACCTGTACGTTCTCGGTCCCAAAGGTGCTCGAGCTGAAGGAAATGAACCAAAAAGACCTGTACCTGTTCAGACCAAACCTGGCCCAAGCTTATCTTTAGCAGGTAATTCGAAATCGTTTTCCCCTTTGGAAGAATGAATACTAAAATTTATCACATTCCTCTGTCAATAGATAGAAGACGACTTGGTGGTTCAACATGCGGACCTTCGATGTCAGCTACTGTTCAACCGGCGAAAAAACCCAAACTTGCTAGTTCTGTTTTATCAAGACCAGAAACGTTGACTGCTCCTTCTACGTCGCAAGATGCAACCAAATCATGGGAGCTCGCTGCCGTCGATATCGAAGCCGTAGATTTAGTACCTACAATAGAAGCTGCCAAAGACAAAGACGAGCATGAAAAAATAGTGAGTCAGGTTTCTcaactggaaaatttttaaaatcactttaactcgtatttttctcttttcagaCTGCTGTACTTTGTGGTGCTTTTAAGCTGCTGAAAGGGTCGAAATTTAAATCAGATCCGATTTTAACCAATGGATTATTTTACctggccaaaaaatggccttctATGTTTACCAAGAAACCAGTATTTAATGCGTTATGTTCAATCCTGAGAAAGGAATCGCAGACGTTGAGCAAAACGAAAATCACAGTCACTAATGTTACTTTGATCGCCAATCTTTTATATCTAGCTTACCAAAATACCGAACATTGGCCTGAAACGATAATGAGGGTACAGTTATTCTGGTTTTTAATACTTTATGTTTGTAAAAAGTTCTCTAGCTGTGATGTTTTTCATTACAGCTGTATGTCGAAGATGCTATAAACAAACGAATATGGGTGGATAGTGATCAATGCAAGTGTATCGTAGACAATATAATTGCCAGTGCGAAAACTATTCCATCACCTCTGTTGGATTTGGATTCTGGCACTCGTACTGATTTAGATGAAGATGTTATCGATATCActgagaagaaaaaagaatacGTTGTTCTCTCTCGGTTGGTTTCATGGATACTGAAAACGTGACTTTTTCTACGATATTTATTCAGTTCACGATCAAtcatttacttttttattttattttagttacGAAGAAAGTGAAATAGTAAATATAGTTACTGATGTGACCAAAGATCAACAaggaattactcaaaattatttgaaatttcttagcACCATGTGCGGTATTACTGAGGTGATTAGATCACAAAtgttttctctcatttttctaaataaattaaattttatcattgtattaaaattatttcagataAGAACCAAAGCTGCCCCAAAATTGGAAAGCTGTCTGATCAATCCAAAGCTAAAAAGAAACGCTCAAGAACTTTTAATGTCGATTTGCGTCAATTGTACTTCGAATACTCCTGAAGATATTGAAATTGTGGGACAAATCGTGAAAATACGTTTAAAAACCAAAGATTTGAGTGGATTTTACTTAGAGTGTATCAAgtacgaaatattttttaaaaaagtattcgtttatttattgttttttgtaacAAATAATttccgaatttaatttttttagagaaCTTATAGAAGCACACAGTAAAAATCTTTCCACCGTATTGAAGCAAATAATTAATAACGAATTAATTGCCGTAAGAAATCCAAATAATATGCCCATGAtggcaattttatttcaagctGAACCAAAACAATTTGCTACCATTTTATCGGAAATATTCTTGgtaaataaaatcatcaaaatatatACCTCTCGAGTAGAGTATGCAAATAATATTGTGTAATCGTCTCTCATTTTAGGAATATTTGATTAATCGCGAGGATTATCTGAGAGCACTGCGTTGTCTGCTTCGTGAAGTTACCAAATCTCTGAAACCAGAAAATCCTGGAAAAAAAGATAAACCAGAATTTCATTTGCAAGATTTTGTTGGTGGTCTAATGAGACCGTTTAAAATCGAACAGAAAGATTTACAATTTAAAGATAAAGTTTTCAATTCGATCGCTGATTTAGTTACGTTGTGTATTTTCCTGACCACCTTTCCTCTGATTAGATCAGAAAAAAAGGATTTAGAACAAGTAATGATTGTGTTGTATTATTTTCTACTCCTGCGATAGAATGatttatattttgataatttttcagattaaaaatATGCAAACTACAGTAGCCAATATTCAAAGTGATGCTGTTCAATGGTTCTTTAAAACTGCTTATAATGATTATAAACCATCTACGAATGATTTCGTCCATGCTTTGCATAAGGTATTCGAGTTACTAATcatcttatattttttttaaacgaatgaaCTGAgatattaatgaaaaaatcgtgCAGGTTGTATTTATGGAACCCGCTGAACAATATTATAAAGTTGATAATTGGCCAGAACAAGATAGAGCCTTATTTATTCGATATGCCACTGAAGTGCCACTGCTTCAAGATACTGTATTGACTATCCTCGCTATCGGTCTATCGAAAGAATATCCGTTATCTTGCGCCGATGCTT is from Planococcus citri chromosome 1, ihPlaCitr1.1, whole genome shotgun sequence and encodes:
- the Pat1 gene encoding amyloid protein-binding protein 2 yields the protein MDVKGSQEKFLGPSLYKIALKVVYQNFIKHDPGFDIKSLPDRIVFDLIRQCFQNDKTQKLLYEKMDLVIFIQLMKYEKYRPKLMKFYQALINHDYPVGMEFVNTFTKMSMDAVDSNDDDRIIKCIRNGLRFGSFLSEASWYSESEQVLRLTKTLSHRLPKTVLSYKLILECCHRLFHTLTMFFKFNDATEIYHEITNLMSILEKNGESPSYILLYTEFSKYSFLKSNYEESFKWIKRAILCLEDNTAISTQIQVLRQASKVCVVKRDFVKAKFLMHQALARAELHYGSGYYKLASLLHDFGFYLLNSDNIEQSASVYNEAYKLRIRMFDSKEKNLHVAIAEEDLAYALYVLEYSSGYFECAMKHAESAIKIMKNLLPPGNLMLSSANRVKALILEEQALDSFLNNAEEDITIMLEEAEKLHQDALSLTKHTFGEENTLTAKHYGNLGRLYQSMKKYEDAEQMHLKAIQIKEKILGPEDYEVGLSVGHLASLYNYHMEEYEKAEQLYYRSIKINLKLFSESYSGLEYDYRGLIHVYEHLNDRVQSDKFNKKLTEWTKLRSQCIPDAVGPDFYKVLSPAPIDSVKNIFDNSASTSTA